Proteins encoded within one genomic window of Raineyella fluvialis:
- a CDS encoding SanA/YdcF family protein — MIGTRSRRRTPADVPATEWGLVLGAEMYPNGTPSPSLRARLDLALALFRAGKVRRLIVSGDEASNAEVSQMARYLVERGIPEDRIVLDEDGVDTYASCRRARQTPGLTRVTMISQDYHLPRTLTICRTIGLDAYGVGDASVRRTAPASWRRSVRRELAANVKMLADLARHRYRAA; from the coding sequence GTGATCGGGACGCGGTCCCGTCGTCGTACGCCGGCCGATGTTCCGGCGACCGAATGGGGCCTCGTCCTGGGCGCCGAGATGTACCCGAACGGGACTCCGTCGCCGTCCCTACGGGCCCGCCTCGACCTGGCCCTCGCGTTGTTCCGCGCCGGGAAGGTCCGCCGGCTGATCGTCTCCGGCGACGAGGCGTCGAACGCCGAGGTCAGCCAGATGGCGCGCTACCTGGTCGAGCGGGGCATCCCGGAGGACCGCATCGTCCTCGACGAGGACGGCGTCGACACGTACGCCTCCTGCCGTCGGGCCCGCCAGACGCCCGGACTGACGCGGGTGACGATGATCAGCCAGGATTACCACCTGCCCCGTACGCTCACCATCTGCCGCACCATCGGGCTCGACGCGTACGGCGTGGGCGACGCGAGCGTGCGCCGCACCGCGCCGGCGTCGTGGCGGCGGTCCGTACGCCGCGAGCTGGCCGCCAACGTGAAGATGCTGGCCGACCTGGCGCGGCACCGCTACCGGGCGGCCTGA
- a CDS encoding type II toxin-antitoxin system PemK/MazF family toxin has translation MDDRRQGLGRAVRRLAEDLVRTALRVTPPSRPADRGRPDTPVPRPAPQAPPRPRSGAQRGTGTGTGTPVYPGDFTGRPVITYRPREDGRPDPGEVVWTWVPFEEDATRGKDRPVLLIGADGPWLLGLQLTSKDHDRDAAQEASVGRYWLDIGAGPWDHEGRPSEVRLNRIIRIDPDTVRRTAARLDERRFHAVAEGVLAHC, from the coding sequence ATGGACGATCGACGGCAGGGCCTTGGGCGCGCGGTCCGGCGCTTGGCCGAGGACCTTGTCCGCACGGCCCTCCGGGTGACGCCGCCGTCGCGGCCGGCCGACCGCGGCCGCCCGGACACTCCCGTGCCGCGACCGGCACCGCAGGCCCCGCCCCGGCCCCGGTCCGGCGCTCAGCGGGGCACCGGCACCGGCACCGGCACTCCCGTCTATCCCGGCGACTTCACCGGCCGCCCGGTGATCACCTACCGTCCGCGGGAGGACGGGCGTCCTGACCCTGGTGAGGTGGTGTGGACTTGGGTCCCGTTCGAGGAGGACGCCACCCGGGGCAAGGATCGGCCGGTGCTGCTGATCGGCGCCGACGGGCCCTGGCTGCTGGGGCTGCAGCTGACGTCGAAGGACCACGATCGCGACGCCGCCCAGGAGGCTTCTGTCGGCCGGTACTGGCTGGACATCGGCGCCGGTCCCTGGGACCACGAGGGGCGCCCGAGCGAGGTGCGGCTCAACCGCATCATCCGGATCGATCCCGACACCGTGCGCCGCACCGCCGCCCGCCTCGACGAACGGCGTTTCCATGCGGTCGCCGAGGGGGTCCTGGCCCACTGCTGA
- a CDS encoding DUF1707 SHOCT-like domain-containing protein, with amino-acid sequence MTAGMPDHFRASDVDRARVTDLLDAAYADGRLTLEEHRDRVSRALAARTFADFGPLTADLGGAPFPPGGAVVPVVPGPGADAMVPADGTAYRGVGVPVDPSTQSPRDLVVAVFSGAERAGVHRVPKGTTAVAIFGGTTIDLRQAVFESRTITIDVVAMFGGVDVVVPDGVRVINKVFPIFGGASSKARCADPDAPTVILRGLAAFGGVSATLKRDDEQD; translated from the coding sequence ATGACCGCAGGCATGCCCGACCACTTCCGCGCCTCCGACGTCGACCGGGCCCGGGTCACCGACCTGCTGGACGCGGCGTACGCCGACGGGCGGTTGACCCTGGAGGAGCACCGCGACCGGGTCAGCAGGGCCCTCGCGGCGCGGACGTTCGCCGACTTCGGGCCGCTCACCGCCGACCTCGGCGGGGCACCCTTCCCGCCGGGCGGAGCGGTCGTGCCGGTCGTCCCCGGGCCGGGTGCCGACGCCATGGTGCCCGCCGACGGTACGGCCTACCGGGGTGTCGGGGTGCCGGTCGACCCGTCCACGCAGAGCCCGCGCGACCTGGTGGTCGCGGTGTTCAGCGGGGCCGAGCGCGCCGGGGTGCACCGCGTCCCGAAGGGCACGACGGCGGTGGCGATCTTCGGCGGGACCACGATCGACCTGCGGCAGGCGGTGTTCGAGTCCCGCACCATCACCATCGACGTCGTCGCGATGTTCGGCGGGGTGGACGTGGTGGTGCCCGACGGCGTACGGGTCATCAACAAGGTCTTCCCGATCTTCGGCGGGGCCTCCTCGAAGGCCCGCTGCGCCGATCCCGACGCACCGACCGTCATCCTGCGGGGCCTCGCCGCCTTCGGCGGGGTCTCCGCGACCCTGAAGCGTGACGATGAGCAGGACTGA
- a CDS encoding PH domain-containing protein, whose translation MSRTEVSASTADLFAGPGVAWRGIDRRWRTLSWLASALLAVVVGVPAAVAVWLLLGEPALAALPVGVAAVAWLWNAVLVHRRWPRWGYAETADELWVRRGVMFRALTVVPYGRLQVIDVNAGPLERLFGLATVTLVTASAQTDARIPGLPAAEAARLRDTLTAHSDPRRSGL comes from the coding sequence ATGAGCAGGACTGAGGTGTCGGCGTCGACGGCGGACCTCTTCGCCGGTCCTGGTGTCGCCTGGCGAGGGATCGATCGACGCTGGCGGACGCTGTCCTGGCTCGCGTCCGCCCTGCTGGCCGTCGTCGTGGGCGTCCCGGCGGCCGTCGCGGTGTGGCTCCTCCTCGGGGAGCCCGCCCTGGCTGCGCTGCCGGTGGGGGTCGCGGCGGTGGCGTGGCTGTGGAACGCCGTGCTCGTGCATCGGCGCTGGCCCCGCTGGGGCTACGCCGAGACGGCCGACGAACTGTGGGTGCGCCGTGGGGTGATGTTCCGGGCCCTCACTGTGGTGCCGTACGGTCGCCTCCAGGTGATCGATGTGAACGCGGGCCCGCTGGAGCGGCTGTTCGGGCTCGCCACCGTCACCCTGGTGACCGCGTCGGCCCAGACCGACGCCCGCATCCCCGGCTTGCCGGCGGCCGAGGCCGCACGGCTGCGGGACACCCTGACCGCGCACAGTGATCCGCGAAGGTCCGGCCTGTGA
- a CDS encoding PH domain-containing protein, protein MTDLADPATEGPSPSPHLERPHPLTPLVRGWIVLVAGVYAYVRDTLENTGRPRGGLPPGWVTGGIVLAIALVAALAGWASWWFTRFVIDDHEVRVETGWLRRRSRRVAFERIQSVDVDQPFVARLVGLAELRIEAGAGEAATRLRYLSRGRAYDLRDYLLRRAVGERATVADAGLAPRPGLLVDASVADELLLTMEPARIIGAFLLSSELWWSVAISAGVIAAGWIAGAGAFSLAAALPLLLGFVSMVTRRLNHQFNFQLLRTPSGGLRVTSGMTRLVSQTLPLDRIQGVRIRQPLLWRIPGWWSVDIDMVGLSTGHSEEERDRRESTVLPAGTGAELAFILRQVLPGIDLGAVPLHRVPRRVRLLRWVDAHTLRWGATPEVTIADHGVFVRRGAIVPLSKFQSVRLSQGPLQRWLGVASVHVDTTPGPVHLVARHLPAAEARSYARTLLAWGAQARGLLASLPGSVEHQPTRLPAPDTGPRPS, encoded by the coding sequence GTGACGGACCTCGCCGACCCCGCAACGGAGGGGCCATCGCCCAGCCCGCACCTCGAACGTCCGCATCCCCTCACGCCCCTCGTCCGCGGCTGGATCGTGCTGGTGGCCGGCGTGTACGCGTACGTCCGCGACACCCTGGAGAACACTGGCCGTCCGCGCGGCGGACTGCCGCCCGGATGGGTAACCGGCGGGATCGTGCTCGCCATCGCCCTCGTCGCCGCACTGGCCGGGTGGGCGTCCTGGTGGTTCACCCGTTTCGTCATCGACGATCACGAGGTCCGTGTCGAGACCGGCTGGTTACGCCGTCGGTCGCGGCGGGTGGCGTTCGAACGGATCCAGTCGGTGGACGTGGACCAACCCTTCGTGGCCCGGCTCGTCGGGCTGGCCGAGTTGCGCATCGAGGCCGGCGCCGGCGAGGCCGCCACCCGGTTGCGCTATCTGTCGCGCGGCCGGGCGTACGACCTGCGGGACTACCTGCTGCGACGCGCGGTGGGGGAGCGCGCCACTGTTGCTGACGCCGGCCTGGCGCCGCGCCCCGGCCTCCTCGTGGACGCCTCGGTGGCCGATGAGCTGCTGCTGACGATGGAGCCGGCCCGGATCATCGGCGCGTTCCTGCTGTCGAGCGAACTGTGGTGGTCCGTCGCGATCAGCGCGGGAGTGATCGCGGCCGGCTGGATCGCCGGTGCCGGCGCCTTCTCCTTGGCAGCCGCTCTGCCGCTGCTGCTCGGCTTCGTCTCGATGGTGACGCGGCGCCTCAACCACCAGTTCAACTTCCAGCTGCTGCGGACCCCGTCGGGTGGGCTGCGGGTGACGTCCGGGATGACCCGGCTGGTCAGCCAGACGCTGCCGTTGGACCGCATCCAGGGCGTCCGGATCAGGCAGCCGTTGTTGTGGCGGATCCCCGGGTGGTGGTCGGTCGACATCGACATGGTCGGCCTGTCGACCGGACACTCCGAGGAGGAGCGTGACCGCCGGGAATCGACCGTCCTGCCCGCGGGGACCGGCGCGGAGTTGGCGTTCATCCTCCGCCAGGTCCTGCCCGGCATCGACCTGGGGGCGGTCCCCCTGCACCGGGTGCCACGCCGCGTCCGGCTGCTGCGCTGGGTCGACGCCCACACGTTGCGGTGGGGCGCGACTCCGGAGGTGACCATCGCCGACCATGGGGTGTTCGTCCGGCGCGGGGCGATCGTGCCGCTCTCGAAGTTCCAATCCGTCCGGCTCAGCCAGGGCCCGCTGCAGCGTTGGTTGGGGGTCGCCAGCGTCCACGTCGACACCACCCCGGGACCCGTTCACCTGGTCGCCCGTCATCTGCCCGCGGCCGAGGCGCGGTCGTACGCCCGTACGCTCCTCGCCTGGGGGGCACAGGCGCGGGGGCTCCTGGCGTCCTTGCCGGGGTCGGTGGAACATCAGCCGACGCGGCTCCCAGCTCCTGACACGGGGCCGCGTCCCTCGTAG
- the ppgK gene encoding polyphosphate--glucose phosphotransferase: protein MTARPVLGIDIGGSGIKGAPVDLELGDFAADRLRIPTPKKSTPKKVGAAVAEIVSSFADVIGDGPVGITIPAVVTHGVTRSAANIDKSWIDFEAEKMFEDLLGRRVVVFNDADAAGLAEAHFGAAKDHPGLVLLTTLGTGIGTALIHHGVLIPNSEFGHLEIDGHDAETQASSGVKDRLGLSYKEWIPRIQRYFEVLEALLWPDLIVVGGGISRDSDKFLPKLNLKTAIVPAQMRNRAGIIGAAWMAGHREDHVVGELTVDVATERALRHAAERTAAHHADTDDSDRILVSGDGGPSEIEIEGDYSEDEPKEWETAGEE, encoded by the coding sequence ATGACTGCGCGACCAGTGCTCGGCATCGACATCGGTGGGTCGGGGATCAAGGGTGCCCCGGTCGACCTGGAGCTCGGCGACTTCGCCGCTGACCGGCTGAGGATCCCCACGCCGAAGAAGTCCACCCCGAAGAAGGTCGGAGCTGCCGTCGCGGAGATCGTGTCCTCCTTCGCTGACGTCATCGGCGACGGTCCGGTAGGGATCACCATCCCCGCAGTCGTCACCCACGGTGTGACCCGCAGCGCCGCGAACATCGACAAGTCCTGGATCGACTTCGAGGCGGAGAAGATGTTCGAGGACCTGCTGGGCCGGCGGGTGGTGGTCTTCAACGACGCCGACGCCGCGGGTCTGGCGGAGGCGCACTTCGGGGCCGCGAAGGACCACCCCGGTCTCGTCCTGCTGACGACCCTGGGCACTGGCATCGGCACCGCGTTGATCCACCATGGCGTGCTCATCCCGAACAGCGAGTTCGGGCACCTGGAGATCGACGGTCATGACGCGGAGACCCAGGCCTCGTCGGGGGTCAAGGACCGCCTCGGCCTGTCGTACAAGGAGTGGATCCCGCGGATCCAGCGGTACTTCGAGGTCCTCGAGGCGCTGCTGTGGCCCGACCTCATCGTCGTCGGTGGCGGAATCAGTCGGGACTCGGACAAGTTCCTGCCGAAGCTGAACCTCAAGACCGCGATCGTTCCCGCCCAGATGCGCAACCGGGCCGGCATCATCGGCGCGGCCTGGATGGCCGGGCACCGCGAGGACCACGTGGTCGGCGAACTGACCGTCGACGTCGCCACCGAGCGGGCCCTGCGGCACGCGGCGGAGCGTACGGCCGCCCACCACGCGGACACCGACGATTCCGACCGCATCCTGGTGTCCGGCGACGGTGGCCCCTCCGAGATCGAGATCGAGGGTGACTACTCCGAGGATGAGCCGAAGGAGTGGGAGACCGCCGGCGAGGAGTGA
- a CDS encoding type IV toxin-antitoxin system AbiEi family antitoxin domain-containing protein produces the protein MERPEFSLPLVRTRQSILDAGLDDNHIRRALASGEMVRIRRGCYTDRVQVGEKTNQPKGKEAEQASIGVGARVAAVAARWGEEAVFSHATAAELWGLPFLGDPPGTTHVTVPRVAHGARRATVHQHPGLLLPEEIVALNGIRVTTLPRTLVDVARTEGFRAGVVMADHALRETRDRAGLRRGMLASITRLKGAVGIGEARRMLSFAVGEAESPGETLCRVIFSEQLVPAPQLQYRLVLGTRDGGPREYRTDFAWERQKVVGEFDGKMKYERYARRGETPGDVVFREKRREEVIRAAGWTVVRWIWRDLDRPRELGQQLRELLAARG, from the coding sequence ATGGAGCGACCCGAATTCAGCCTGCCTCTGGTCCGCACTCGGCAGAGCATTCTCGACGCAGGACTCGACGACAACCACATCCGGCGTGCGCTGGCCAGCGGTGAGATGGTCAGGATCCGCCGTGGCTGCTACACGGACCGAGTGCAGGTCGGGGAGAAGACGAACCAGCCGAAGGGAAAGGAGGCGGAGCAGGCGTCGATCGGCGTCGGCGCCCGGGTCGCGGCGGTCGCCGCACGGTGGGGTGAGGAGGCCGTCTTCAGCCATGCCACCGCCGCGGAACTGTGGGGTCTCCCATTCCTAGGAGACCCGCCGGGAACAACCCACGTCACGGTGCCGCGCGTGGCCCATGGAGCCCGCCGGGCGACGGTTCACCAGCATCCGGGCCTACTGCTGCCCGAGGAGATCGTGGCGCTCAACGGGATCCGGGTCACGACCCTGCCGCGCACGCTGGTCGACGTGGCCCGGACGGAGGGATTCCGAGCAGGTGTCGTGATGGCGGACCACGCCCTCCGCGAGACCCGCGACCGGGCGGGTCTGCGCCGGGGAATGCTGGCGTCGATCACCCGGCTGAAGGGTGCGGTCGGCATTGGGGAGGCACGCCGGATGCTGTCCTTTGCTGTGGGGGAGGCCGAGAGCCCTGGCGAAACGCTGTGTCGGGTCATCTTCAGCGAGCAACTCGTCCCTGCTCCGCAACTCCAGTACCGGCTGGTTCTCGGCACCCGCGACGGGGGACCACGGGAGTACCGCACCGACTTCGCCTGGGAGCGCCAGAAGGTCGTTGGGGAGTTCGACGGCAAGATGAAGTACGAGCGCTACGCGCGCCGCGGAGAGACGCCCGGGGACGTGGTGTTCCGGGAGAAGCGACGCGAGGAGGTTATACGGGCAGCGGGATGGACAGTGGTGCGCTGGATCTGGCGCGACCTCGACAGGCCCCGGGAGCTGGGGCAGCAACTGCGCGAGCTTCTGGCCGCCAGGGGCTGA
- the argS gene encoding arginine--tRNA ligase: MSSLVAQLSERFAAVTGGVDPELRPATKPQFGHFQCNVAMRLAKQEGAKPRDIAQRIVAEIAIDDLCEPLEIAGPGFINIRLKNSVLASATNDLMADPHHGVPQDPNPRRTVIDYSSPNVAKQMHVGHLRSTIIGDCFSRVLSATGSEVIRQNHIGDWGTQFGQLVEQILEEGIDAATLDLAGAEALYKRAAAHFKSDEEFADRARRRVVALQAGDEQTRMIWHQLIDVSLAGFNATYDRMNILLTDEDLAGESTYNQALVKVVEDLQVMGLAVEDDGALVVWVGGFDAPMIVQKRDGGFGYDATDLAAIRHRVDNLGAERIVYVTDARQAQHFAMVFAVARQAGWLPEDVSAEHIGFGMVLGSDGKPFKTRDGSAVTLSSLLDAAEEIAAPPIALAAIKYADLSNGLNKDYVFDAERMVQTTGDTGPYLQYAHARTCAVMREAAAKGLALDTAVTVLDEPTEQALALALSHFGEAVVEVATTLQPHKLCTYLYELAQHYSAFYQQCPILKSEGAVRDSRLGLCRAVRTVLAAGLGMLGIEALERM; encoded by the coding sequence ATGTCCTCCCTTGTTGCCCAGTTGAGTGAACGGTTCGCGGCGGTCACCGGCGGTGTCGACCCGGAGCTGCGACCGGCCACCAAGCCCCAGTTCGGCCACTTCCAGTGCAACGTGGCGATGCGGCTGGCCAAACAGGAGGGCGCGAAGCCGCGTGACATCGCGCAGCGGATCGTCGCGGAGATCGCGATCGACGACCTGTGCGAGCCGTTGGAGATCGCCGGGCCCGGCTTCATCAACATCCGGCTGAAGAACTCGGTGCTGGCCTCGGCCACGAACGACCTGATGGCCGACCCGCACCACGGGGTGCCGCAGGACCCGAACCCGCGGCGTACGGTCATCGACTATTCCTCGCCGAACGTCGCCAAGCAGATGCACGTCGGGCACCTGCGCTCCACGATCATCGGTGACTGCTTCTCCCGCGTGCTGAGCGCGACCGGGTCGGAGGTCATCCGGCAGAACCACATCGGCGACTGGGGCACCCAGTTCGGCCAGTTGGTCGAACAGATCCTCGAGGAGGGCATCGACGCCGCCACCCTCGACCTGGCCGGTGCCGAGGCCCTCTACAAGCGGGCCGCCGCGCACTTCAAGTCGGACGAGGAGTTCGCCGACCGCGCGCGGCGTCGGGTCGTGGCCCTGCAGGCCGGCGACGAGCAGACGCGGATGATCTGGCACCAGTTGATCGACGTGTCCCTGGCCGGCTTCAACGCGACGTACGACCGGATGAACATCCTCCTCACCGACGAGGACCTGGCCGGGGAGTCGACCTACAACCAGGCGCTGGTGAAGGTCGTCGAGGACCTGCAGGTGATGGGGCTGGCCGTGGAGGACGACGGCGCCCTGGTGGTGTGGGTGGGCGGCTTCGACGCCCCGATGATCGTGCAGAAGCGCGACGGCGGCTTCGGCTACGACGCCACCGACCTGGCGGCCATCCGGCATCGTGTCGACAACCTCGGCGCGGAGCGGATCGTGTACGTCACCGACGCCCGGCAGGCGCAGCACTTCGCGATGGTGTTCGCCGTCGCGCGGCAGGCGGGATGGCTCCCGGAGGACGTGTCAGCGGAGCACATCGGCTTCGGGATGGTGCTGGGGTCGGACGGGAAGCCGTTCAAGACCCGCGACGGGTCGGCCGTCACCCTCTCGTCGCTGCTGGACGCCGCGGAGGAGATCGCCGCGCCGCCGATCGCCCTGGCTGCGATCAAGTACGCGGACCTGTCCAACGGGCTGAACAAGGACTACGTCTTCGACGCCGAGCGGATGGTCCAGACGACCGGCGACACCGGGCCGTACCTGCAGTACGCGCACGCCCGGACCTGCGCGGTGATGCGCGAGGCCGCCGCCAAAGGCCTGGCCCTCGACACCGCGGTGACCGTGCTCGACGAGCCGACCGAACAGGCGCTGGCACTGGCCTTGTCGCACTTCGGCGAGGCGGTGGTCGAGGTGGCCACAACCCTGCAGCCGCACAAACTCTGCACCTACCTCTACGAGCTCGCCCAGCACTACTCAGCCTTCTACCAGCAGTGCCCCATCCTCAAGTCGGAGGGCGCGGTGCGGGACTCGCGGCTGGGGCTGTGCCGAGCCGTTCGTACGGTGCTGGCCGCCGGCCTGGGGATGCTGGGGATCGAGGCGCTCGAGCGGATGTGA
- a CDS encoding aldo/keto reductase has product MTLIPSVALRDGTTIPQLGFGTWRVGDDEAQAAVETALEVGYRHIDTAALYANEAGIGRALATAGIPREDLYLTTKVWNDRQLEARASLEESLTKLGTDHADLFLIHWPHPEADAYVQCWRDLIALREEGLTTSIGVCNFNAPHLQRLLIEVGEIPVVNQIELHPSFTQKDLEALDREHGIVTEAWAPIGRAADLDASGVRTVADRVDRTPAQVVLRWHLQQGRVVFPKSVHPERIRENFGVTDFELDEHDLALIDAVDAGNRLGPDPDLM; this is encoded by the coding sequence ATGACGCTCATCCCCTCGGTCGCCCTCCGCGACGGCACCACCATCCCCCAGCTCGGCTTCGGCACGTGGCGGGTCGGCGACGACGAGGCACAGGCCGCGGTGGAGACGGCACTCGAGGTCGGCTACCGCCATATCGACACCGCCGCCCTCTACGCGAACGAGGCCGGCATCGGCCGGGCCCTCGCGACCGCCGGGATCCCGCGGGAGGACCTCTACCTCACCACCAAGGTCTGGAACGACCGCCAGCTCGAGGCCCGCGCCTCGCTGGAGGAGAGCCTCACCAAGCTCGGCACCGACCACGCCGACCTGTTCCTGATCCACTGGCCGCACCCCGAGGCCGACGCGTACGTCCAGTGCTGGCGCGATCTCATCGCCCTGCGCGAGGAGGGCCTCACCACCTCGATCGGCGTCTGCAACTTCAACGCCCCGCACCTGCAGCGCCTCCTCATCGAGGTCGGCGAGATCCCGGTGGTCAACCAGATCGAGCTGCACCCGTCGTTCACCCAGAAGGACCTCGAAGCCCTCGACCGGGAGCACGGCATCGTCACCGAGGCCTGGGCGCCGATCGGCCGTGCCGCCGACCTGGATGCCTCGGGCGTGCGGACCGTGGCCGACCGGGTGGACCGTACGCCGGCCCAGGTCGTCCTCCGCTGGCACCTGCAGCAGGGCCGGGTGGTGTTCCCGAAGTCCGTGCACCCCGAGCGCATCCGGGAGAACTTCGGCGTCACCGACTTCGAGCTCGACGAGCACGACCTGGCGCTCATCGACGCGGTCGATGCGGGCAACCGGCTGGGTCCCGACCCCGACCTGATGTGA
- a CDS encoding IMPACT family protein, translating into MTQRRTIPRGPDVTSELEIKRSRFITWLRRVDDEAAARALLAEARDAYPDARHHCSAWVIAVPDAQPLWHSSDDGEPSGTAGRPMLDVLVGSGLTDVAVVVVRYFGGTLLGTGGLVRAYSDAVASALALAPRVRLVPSALWTVLLPHAEAGRVESELRARGVVVHDVAYVAEGVRLTVADNDREGLGALVASLTRGAAVLEPAGRTVSEVPEFLGPGDDEG; encoded by the coding sequence GTGACGCAACGCCGGACCATCCCCCGCGGTCCCGACGTCACCTCCGAACTGGAGATCAAGCGGTCGCGGTTCATCACCTGGTTGCGCCGGGTCGATGATGAGGCGGCGGCCCGGGCGCTGCTGGCCGAGGCCCGCGACGCCTACCCCGACGCGCGGCACCACTGCAGCGCCTGGGTGATCGCGGTCCCCGACGCGCAGCCGCTGTGGCACTCCTCCGACGACGGTGAGCCGAGCGGCACCGCCGGGCGCCCGATGCTCGACGTGCTCGTCGGCTCGGGGCTGACCGATGTGGCGGTGGTGGTCGTCCGTTACTTCGGCGGGACGCTGCTGGGGACCGGTGGGCTGGTCCGGGCCTACTCCGACGCGGTCGCGTCCGCCCTGGCGCTCGCCCCGCGGGTGCGGCTGGTCCCCTCGGCGCTGTGGACCGTCCTGTTGCCGCACGCCGAGGCCGGCCGGGTCGAGTCGGAGCTGCGGGCCCGTGGGGTGGTGGTCCACGACGTGGCGTACGTGGCCGAGGGTGTCCGCCTCACCGTGGCAGACAACGACCGCGAGGGCCTGGGCGCCCTCGTCGCCTCGCTGACCCGCGGCGCGGCCGTGCTCGAGCCCGCGGGCCGTACGGTCAGCGAGGTGCCCGAGTTCCTGGGTCCGGGGGACGACGAGGGCTAG
- the surE gene encoding 5'/3'-nucleotidase SurE — translation MQILITNDDGIDAPGLAAMARAAARRGHAVLVVAPDHPSSGVSAALGMRTPTESIIIQEEHPEGMPPEARCLVAEATPAQMIYLAVQGEYGEVPRMVLAGINSGANTGRAILHSGTVGAALTAAVLGIRAMSVSLAGPDPHHWDTAEEIALRMMEWLEFQASDGRVLNLNIPDLPMDQLRGLRAAPLASFGELQAADIAFPTAGAPDLRRAAVTYEPALARDEPGSDHYLLAREWVTATMVRSLTDDFAGVALPTLGQIDPGHALARHTTATPAPTTPWSAPT, via the coding sequence ATGCAGATCCTGATCACCAACGATGACGGAATCGACGCCCCAGGGCTGGCTGCGATGGCGCGAGCGGCCGCGCGCCGCGGGCACGCGGTGCTCGTGGTGGCACCCGACCACCCGTCCTCCGGAGTCAGCGCCGCCCTCGGCATGCGTACGCCCACCGAGTCGATCATCATCCAGGAGGAGCACCCGGAAGGGATGCCCCCCGAAGCACGCTGCCTGGTGGCCGAGGCCACGCCCGCTCAGATGATCTATCTCGCGGTGCAGGGCGAGTACGGCGAGGTCCCCCGGATGGTCCTGGCCGGCATCAACAGCGGGGCGAACACGGGTCGGGCCATCCTCCACTCCGGGACCGTGGGTGCCGCGCTCACCGCGGCCGTGCTGGGGATCCGGGCGATGTCGGTGTCGCTGGCCGGTCCCGACCCGCACCACTGGGACACCGCCGAGGAGATCGCCCTGCGGATGATGGAGTGGCTCGAGTTCCAGGCCAGTGACGGGCGGGTGCTCAACCTCAACATCCCCGACCTCCCGATGGATCAGCTGCGGGGACTGCGCGCCGCACCGTTGGCCTCATTCGGGGAATTGCAGGCCGCCGACATCGCTTTCCCCACGGCCGGCGCCCCGGACCTGCGCCGCGCCGCGGTGACGTACGAACCGGCACTGGCCCGCGACGAACCGGGCAGCGACCACTACCTGCTCGCCCGTGAGTGGGTCACTGCCACGATGGTCCGTAGCCTCACCGACGATTTCGCCGGCGTCGCCCTACCGACGCTCGGCCAGATCGACCCCGGCCACGCCCTGGCCCGCCACACCACGGCGACCCCAGCCCCTACAACCCCTTGGAGCGCCCCGACATGA
- a CDS encoding inositol monophosphatase family protein produces MTMPDTSRPDTSRPDTSRPEAGVTELHRLALTVAEEGARMAREMREAGVAIADRKTSIADIVTEADRAVETAIRDAIARVRPQDGFLGEETDEAGSASGLTWVVDPIDGTVNYAYGIPAWAVSVAVVEGDPDPATWTGLAGVVVNPSGGETWEAYRGGGARLNGRTLRIAKETELARTLVGTGFGYLPERRMAQARVVTQLLGTVRDIRRAGAASLDICSVAAQRLDAYYEMGLHPWDLAGGTIVALEAGAHVSGLRGAGPGESFYLACNPVIAGPLLDLLIASGAEPLALAED; encoded by the coding sequence ATGACCATGCCTGATACCAGCCGGCCTGATACCAGCCGGCCGGACACCAGCCGTCCCGAGGCCGGCGTGACCGAGTTGCACCGGCTCGCTCTCACCGTCGCCGAGGAGGGCGCCCGGATGGCCCGGGAGATGCGGGAGGCGGGGGTGGCGATCGCCGACCGCAAGACCTCCATCGCCGACATCGTCACCGAGGCGGACCGGGCGGTCGAGACGGCGATCCGTGACGCCATCGCCCGGGTCCGGCCGCAGGACGGCTTCCTCGGGGAGGAGACCGACGAGGCAGGATCGGCCTCCGGACTCACCTGGGTGGTCGACCCGATCGACGGCACCGTGAACTACGCGTACGGCATCCCGGCGTGGGCGGTGTCGGTGGCGGTTGTCGAGGGCGACCCGGATCCGGCGACCTGGACCGGCCTGGCCGGCGTGGTGGTCAACCCGTCCGGCGGTGAGACCTGGGAGGCCTATCGCGGTGGCGGCGCGCGCCTCAACGGTCGTACGCTGCGGATCGCCAAGGAGACGGAACTGGCCCGGACTTTGGTCGGCACCGGCTTCGGGTACCTGCCGGAGCGACGGATGGCGCAGGCCCGGGTGGTCACGCAACTGTTGGGGACCGTACGGGATATCCGCCGCGCCGGAGCCGCGAGCCTCGACATCTGTTCGGTGGCGGCGCAGCGTCTCGACGCCTATTACGAGATGGGGCTGCACCCGTGGGATCTGGCCGGGGGCACCATCGTCGCCCTCGAGGCCGGCGCCCACGTGAGTGGACTACGGGGCGCCGGCCCGGGCGAGTCGTTCTACCTGGCGTGCAACCCGGTCATCGCCGGGCCGCTGCTGGACCTGCTGATCGCCTCCGGCGCCGAGCCCTTGGCGCTGGCCGAGGACTGA